Genomic window (Acinonyx jubatus isolate Ajub_Pintada_27869175 chromosome B1, VMU_Ajub_asm_v1.0, whole genome shotgun sequence):
CCTTATAGGAAATTGgcattattttcaaagaagcCTTCACAACTCTCCCCAGTTTTATTCCAATTGAAACATTTTCTGTAGTATAATTAATACACATTCAGACATTTATCATGGAAAAACTGTGTGCaaactgttcattttcttcctagGTTGGTAAAGGGGTAGGAAGTATAGACATTTCAGAGGCCAGCCAGATAGCTAGATATGTGTGTCCCAAATCTATAAATCATGCGTTTCCTTGATCTTGTAAAATCTGAATTATTCTTGATAAAAGTTGCTATTTGAGAGAATACCTtgaaccttttcttttccttgtaaaACGAAGCAGCCCACAATGTGATAACATTGCTCTCTCTTACTGCACCACAAATCCTGGAGTCCTCCTCACTGAAAGTGGCTCACCTGGTGGATAGTAACCGTGGACTAAATAATTTCCCACAATTTCTAAGTAAATAAGTAATTGGATGATGAAGTCACAATTAAACTAGCTGAATTTACTAGTAGTACATTTTTGTGCATAACTGATGCTAataattcaacagacatttatttaagCTTATTATGCTATATTAAAGCCTTCTTTCAAAGGGTTGTAATCGAATCTATATATCCAAAATAGCATTCATTTGACTTACAGCACTCAAGTGGATGCTCATCGGTCTAAGTCATATTAGTTACCCTTTATACTTCCAGAAGTGATATCTTAAGAGTGAGTAGACATCAGTGTGTATATAGTGGGATGCTCCTagtttgaaaaaaagaagttggatATATTAGATATTTATTGGAGACATCCAGAAGTATTGTACATGAAATGGAAGCATCGAAAAGAAACTTTTTGCCAcgcttcagtttcttttcttaatcCTTAGCTAGAAATACTTAAGGATAAATAAGCAGTATACCAAGATTTACTTTCCCACACCACTGAATGTTGAAGAAATACTGGCATGGAGAACATAAGGTaaacttataatttatatatacttgGTAGATGCAGAAACACACAACCAGGGATTCctatgtatatacgtgtatacaaATGCACATGTATGTAATGACATTGGAAATATTTTCGCCTTCAGGAATAACTTCACGAAGAATTGCATCTCTTTTTCCAAGTATTTCTCTCCCTAATGCAAAGTGTACTGCCTCAATGGTGGAGGACAGGATGATAAGTGGTATAAAACATGGGATCCAGaggaaacttttatttccttctctatgAATTTAGCCAAATCAACAAGTTTTCTTCCGTCACCTCTATGTATATTCTTGAATAAATGGTATCCAACCTCTGGCCCTTTCTCTGGTAATCTTTACCATATGCCACCTGTTTAAATTCCCCGGAGCAGCCAAATCTCACAGCACATAGGATGTGAGTGCCATCTTGTACTTCAGGATTCCTACCACTTCAGACAATGGAGTACTCTCTGGAACAATGTGTCTCGAACTTTAATGTGCATAGGGATCAGCGGAGAATCTTATTAAGATGCAGAATCTGTGTGAGTAGGTCTGGGGTGCTGTCTGAGATTCTGCATCTCTAACAAATGTCCAGATAATGCCCATGCTGCTGCTCTCTGGACCCTATACTGTGTGGCAATGCTTTAAACTAAGAAGTGAGACCCAGCTCAGTTAAGGGCTTACCCCACTTCCCTGCAAAGTCCCTCACATCCCCCAAGCAGcagattttggggaaaaaaattaaatacaggcTTAGTATTCTGCCTCAGTGTTCTGCCCTGAAGAGAAGGCATTTAAGGGACTATCGGTCACACGATTAATTCTAAAATCAATGTTGCTGCCTTCTGGTTTAACTTTGTGATCTGGTCTAGAATTTTGACTTGACTCCCAGTATGCGCCCATTCTCAGAATACTGGCTCTTAGGTGGctgtcttattctttcattttaatctctAATTTCATAACCTGTCTGGCTGGGGAGGCATGAAGTCCTAAAATAAGCAGGAGCTCACCTACATGGGTCACATCCAGACTCAGCTGATTACCTGGTGCCAGACCCTAAGTCACTTGGTAGAACTTGGCATGCTACCTTTGGCAGGACCTCCCAAGTACTGATTGCCCACTCAGACAAAACTGACCCAGCATCTGTCACTGCATTTCATGGGCTCCAACTCTTCCCGATCCTCTGTCGATGGCTCGCTCTTGGCACTTGCATAGGTCTGCCTCCAGGTGTGTGGCCCTCCTGTGGGCATTTAATCTATTCAGTTTTGGTCGGAATCTACGAAGTCCATTTCTATTCTACAAGTCCAATCTGAGTTTAGGGCCCATTTTTATTTACCGACCTTTGATCTTATGGTGATAACTTTGTTCCAATAAAGAGTTTATATTGTTCagtgattttttattattatattattgaatAGATTAGTAAATGGAATACAGGGAATGACATAAAGAGATGTAATATGATTGATAGAAAGTCTAATAGTGCTTTCTAAATGAAAATCTTATTTGACAAGTTTTATCTTTCCTTGTCATTGCCAAGATATCATATCAAATTATATCCTTTTGCTTTCCCAGTATAGTGTgacatgattcttttttaaactgtTCATTTCAAACTGTTTGAGAACAGGCAAATACTAGATGTGTGTCTTACCAAATAAAAGAGACAATTAAGCACCTGATAGACCTCTTTTAACTGTATTATTAGATATATTTCTATAGTCAGGGTCTGAAGGCATACTTAGATATATGTGATAGAGCTTTTGGAATTTTCATCAGTGAGCCAGCAAGTTTTCAAAAACATCATAGATCAGTACTATTAGTTTTGTCGATTATGTTTCAAAGGTGACAGTCATAAATCAAAAATGGAGAGCTTCCTCTTTCcagcataaaattatataaacatcTAAACCAAAAGTTTGAAAAGCAACAAGGATGGCAAATAtaatcaacttttttttccccctccaataCATGTTAGGAAGAAAACAGACCCAGaatctaagaaaaagaaactaatctTGCTTGTATATTTACTCTTGGCCAACCTCTGTGGGAAGCTCTGATTGTTTAATTCTTCCAAGAATTCTTGATggtgtattattattactaccaGAGGATTAGACAGACTCagggaagttaaataatttgttcagggtcacacagctaacaacTGGTCTTAAACAGTTCCAAGGTTTTAGAATACTTTAACTCTACCAACTTTTTTCTGGTAAAACTTTAGCTCTTATCTAATTTCCCAAGGTACACAGTAGAGTAATTACTTAGGCTTGTTATGGACATGTGGTGTCAAGCAGGACCAGGAATTCCTCCTACAAAACATCTCACGACAAATGCTAAGAGGAATGAGTGTAATGTTATCTTAATCTACAAGAAGATTGTGAGATTTGTATTATTCTTTTGACGATGGGGAAGATATGACATGCTCAGATGgaagtgaatatttatttctctacctatgcttttgcattttacatgctctaataaaatgcaaataaccaagaatttaaaaaacaaaaacaaaaacaaaaacaactccacatctgcagggcacctgggtggctcagtctgttaaacatccgactcttgatttcagctcacgatctcagtttgtgagcctgagccccgcggctatgctgacagcacagagcttgcttgagattctctctctctctctctctctctctctctctctctctgtctgccactgccccctctcaaaataaataaataaaacattaaaaaaaaccctctacaTCGGATTATAAGAAATTTTAGGActttaattttgtgtttcagTACCAAAAAAGACACTATTCATACAATGGAGAGACGTTTGAGCTTTGTAGTTGAGTCTTACATTCCCCTGCCTCTTAGTAACAGGGGAAACATTACAGATTTGGAATTATaaagcttcattttctttaaaacaagagTAATCAAAATAAATGGCATAATAAAACTCTTATTAGAAATGACAGGATGTATTGCAAATGTCAGCTGGTATCTTTTCTCTAGTTTAGCAACTTTCAGCCAACTTGGGCTGAAGTGGTGAAAGGAACATTGGGGACAGAACATACACAACTGGATGGAAATAACCAAGATTCTCCTCCGGGAGTTAGGAGCCCTTTGTCCTCATGCCTAACATCATTCAGAATTCCTCCAGAAGAAGAGCCAACTCTTCCCTTTGTCAACAAAGGCTACCATCTAGAAGGTGGATGGACTTCAAGGAACATTCAATCCTTCTTCTCTGGGTATCTGAGATGTGATTTTAGAGGGTATAAACTTCTTCATGACTACTTACTCATGACCTTGTAAAATTCTAGAAGACAGAGAAAGTTCAATCAAATCATCATTAGATGACAACTAACAGACGTTTATCATTTTTCTCCCCTAATAACAAACTGTTTGACAAATAGCAAATGACAGGAGAgcagtgtcttttgttttgttttgttttgttttgttttgttttgtttgtacatTCTTTTCAGGGCTACCAAATAAGGACATTTTGAACTGCTGAAGCTAATCAAAAGTGCaagatttatttcctattttgtacTTTTTGCAAATGAGTTTGGAAACACAGGAGTATATCCTAAGGAGAAATCAAAAGCCCAGGGCTATCAAGTAGGTATATATAACTTCTCAGGAATGGATTGGTAAGCTGCAAATGAAATGGAGCTTGATGAGAGTGATATCACAAGTAAAAAAAGAAGCCATCCTCCATGAAAGAATTCCAAGACCTGATCATAGAAACACACTCTTTATGAGTACAATATATACTAATTTACAACCTattctaaatacttcagtgtggTAATCTGAAGCTGGTTTGACGAGGATTAACTAGGTTCAAACtcattgtcaaaaataaaagatagatttttaaatttatttttccttgttaaGTGTTCAGGACAAGTGTCCTCTACGTTAAGGTAATCAAGTCTATGGCCCTTAGAGATTTTGGGGATAGACTTATCaaatccacaaagaaaactctCCTAGAACTAATGGAATGAGATTACCTTTGAATTCTCACCCCAACTTTGAATAGTCACTAAttcctttctttgctcttttggtGTTTGCAAAGGGGTTCGCTAAAGCCTGCATTGATATAATTATTGGCTCAGCTTGTTAGAGATCCAGGCCAGATGGCTATGGGTTTCTAAAGTCCTAGTTGCTTGTGGTAGTCTTCCTAGTTTGCCTATAGGGTTTGGGGATCAGCAATTTGAAAGGGCTACAACCTTGTAAAACAGTATTATTCATGGGGGCAGAATGTTCATCAGCATGACCCAGTGCTAAATACATTCATTATAGGCATTCCTATTCTGCACAATTTGCCACACAGCGCTGGTttctggagggggaaaaaagacaatggcttataaaatgcttttgaatGCCTAAAAAGAAGGAGAGTTCACGCTGGGagtcctctgctttctttcttggaAGGAACCTTCTTAGTGACTTTAGCTGAGCTCTGCTGAGAGTAAGCAAagtggaaaaatcagaaaattaccttttttatatgtttctggggGGCAAAatagagagtgggagaaaataaatggaaaaaagtgaCAGTGAGATTATGCGAAACAGCAAATATGCAAGTGGATGAAGACAGCTGAGGAATAATGcaagaggcacacacacacacacacacacacacacaaagaagaagaagaaagaaagaaaaaagcagcaaTAGAGCCGTGatgataaacttaaaagaaattgtgGAGCAGAAAGAATATCataaataatcatattttcaaataagaataCCCTATCAGTTTCTGTGACCCGGATAAAGCACAAGCCTCCCATGACATTTCCCAGCATTCTGATGCACACACAATGCAATTTTCGGCTCAGGCATTTTATCCTTCAATGTAAACAAGCTTTGGGTTCTTAAAATACATATCTGAAAAGTGCTTTCataaataatgcatatattataaaaatttgacTTGTAAACTACACGGTCCAGGTCCTCCCCCAGTCTACATTGTGAAGGCTCACCATGTATAGAGAAAACCTTTTGGTAGAAACTGGCATGCTAaagcatgaaatgtcttttacTGAAGGCAAATAGGATTTTTTTGAAgtacaagacaaagaaatatcaTAGCCAATTTTGCCCCAActcaaagaaaaaagtgatagaTGGTAGAACTATATCGGTAATTAGTTTCAAATCCTAAGGTGTTCCTTTAAATCTTGCTAATTAAGAGAATTCAAGAGTGGAAAATAGCCCTTTTCTTATCTTCaaagaataaagatgaaagaaaaacagaaaatgaaacctCCTTACTTGTTCTGTTCTTTAAAACAGAGCCCCAAGAAAATCTGCCTGTGCTCACAGGAGAAAGACCCAAGCATttacagagggggaggggaagggggcggtCTGAGAAGCATAATTAGAAGcaagttttcaaatttcattaaatTCCTTCGCCAACAAAATGCACTTAGAGGTATTTCAAGTTAAACCAGTACTTAAAGACTATGAAAAGCAAGATGATTACATGTTTGCGGAAGAAGAAAGGGCAATTAAGAAAACCAGAACAATTTAAGATGCCAACTAAATAAAGGCGACCAGAAGTTGAtttaaagttttccttctgtAATTTGCTCCCCTTTGTCGTGGCACGCTCAGAGAAAGTGAATGCAGTAGACTGGGAGGAGGACGGGGgcgtggggaggaggaagggaggagcgGAGCGAAGGAGCGgctcccatcctcctcccccagcccccaaccgGCCCTCCTCCCGGCTCTCCCAGCCGCGCCCCCCCTCAACCCCCCGCCCGCCCCAAGCCCCCGCCTTCCTCCTCgccgctcgctctccctctccaccctcctccactCTCGGCGACCGCCCTCGCTTTGGGGACACCATCAGCTTTTGATTTGGAAGCACGCTGATTGGCTGGAAGCGATTCAACACACGCCGGGCAGGAGAGCTTTGTCTGAGTTGGAGTGAAGTTGTACAGATTTTAGACTGGAGTCAGCAATCACGGGTGTTTAGTCTGCAGCCGCgcggagaaagggagagagcatcGCTGGAGAAAGATTCACTGCAGCCTCTGCCGGCACCCTGCAATCGATGGATTCCGACAACACAAGGAGGGAAGCGCGGAGGTGACCCTCTTCTGCCTGCGGAGAGGACAAATGCAAGGCTCGGACTCCGCGCCGGCAAGAGCTGCGAGTCGTGACACGGTGTGTATAAACCCAAAGTTTGCGAGCTGTTAATTGCTGTGCTGTGTTATTAAGAGACGCTTTCAAGTGGCAAGTACCAAACGTAGCTTAGCTTTAAGTTGCCAAAGGAAGTTGAGGGGAATTGCTTTGCTGTTTTAACTTGGTCTGTGTGAGGAGTCTCCTAAACTGACCGAGGTGCCAAATGAATGCTAAAATGCACTTTAGATTTGTTTTTGCACTCCTGACGGTGTCTTTCAACTGCGATGTGCTGGGCAAGAATTTGAAATACAGGATTTATGAGGAGCAGAGGGTTGGATCAGTGATTGCAAGACTATCAGAGGATGTGGCTGATGTTTTAGTTAAGCTACCTAATCCTTCCACCGTTCGTTTCCGAGCCATGCAAAGGGGGAATTCTCCTCTCCTTGTAGTAAATGAGGATAACGGAGAAATCAGCATAGGGGCTAAAATCGACCGCGAACAACTGTGCCAGAAGAACTTGAACTGCTCCATAGAGTTTGATGTGATCACTCTACCCACCGAGCATCTGCAGCTTTTCCATATTGAAGTCGAAGTGCTGGATATCAATGACAATGCTCCCCAGTTCTCAAGATCTGTCATACCTATTGAGATATCCGAGAGCGCGGCCGTTGGGACGCGCATCCCCCTGGACAGTGCATTTGATCCAGATGTTGGGGAAAATTCCCTCCAcacctactctctctctgccaatgATTTTTTTAGTATTGAGGTTCGCACCAGGACCGATGGAGCCAAGTATGCCGAACTCATAGTGGTCAGAGAGCTGGATCGCGAGCTGAAGTCAAGCTATGAGCTTAAGCTCACTGCCTCAGACATGGGGGTGCCTCAGAGGTCTGGCTCATCCATACTAAAAATAAGCATTTCCGACTCCAACGACAACAGCCCTGCTTTTGAGCAGCAGTCTTATGTAATACAACTCTTAGAAAACTCCCCCGTTGGCACTTTGCTCCTTGACCTGAACGCCACAGATCCAGATGAGGGCGCTAATGGGAAAATTGTATATTCCTTCAGCAGTCATGTGTCTCCCAAAATTATAGAGACTTTTAAAATTGACTCAGAAAAAGGACATTTGACTCTTTTCAAGCAAGTGGATTATGAAATCACCAAATCCTATGAGATTGATGTTCAGGCTCAAGATTTGGGCCCAAATTCAATCCCAGCTCACTGCAAAATTATAATCAAGGTTGTGGATGTTAATGACAATAAACCTGAAATCAACATAAACCTCATGTCccctggaaaagaagaaatatcttaTATTTTTGAGGGGGATCCCATTGACACATTTGTTGCTTTGGTCAGGGTTCAGGACAAGGATTCTGGGCTGAATGGAGAAATAGTTTGTAAGCTTCACGGACATGGTCACTTTAAACTTCAGAAGACTtatgaaaacaattatttaatcTTGACAAATGCCACACTGGATAGAGAAAAGAGATCTGAGTACAGTTTGACTGTAATCGCTGAGGACAAGGGGACACCCAGTCTTTCTTCAGTAAAACATTTTACTGTTCAGATCAATGATATAAATGACAATCCACCCCACTTCCAGAGAAGTCGATATGAATTTGCAATCTCAGAGAATAACTCGCCAGGGGCATATATCACCACCGTTACGGCCACAGATCCTGATCTTGGAGAAAATGGGCAAGTTACATATACCATTTTGGAGAGTTTTATCCTGGGCAGTTCCATAACCACCTATGTCACCATTGACCCATCTAATGGAGCCATCTATGCCCTCAGAATCTTTGATCATGAGGAAGTGAGTCAGATCACTTTCGTGGTTGAAGCAAGAGACGGAGGAAGTCCAAAGCAACTAGTAAGCAATACCACAGTTGTGCTCACCATCATTGATGAAAATGACAACGTCCCTGTGGTCATAGGGCCTGCTCTGCGCAATAATACTGCAGAAATCTCCATACCCAAAGGGGCTGAAAGTGGCTTTCATGTCACAAGAATAAGGGCAATTGACAGAGACTCTGGTGTGAATGCTGAACTCAGCTGCTCCATAATAGCAGGCAACGAGGAGAATATCTTTTTAATCGATCCACGATCATGTGACATCCATACCAATGTAAGCATGGAATCTGTTTCCTACACCGAGTGGGAGCTCTCAGTCATCATCCAGGACAAAGGCAATCCCCAGCTGCATACCAAAGTCCTTCTGAAGTGTACGATCTTTGAATATGCAGAGTCAGTGACAAGTACAGCAATGACCTCAGTCAGCCAGGCATCTTTGGATGTCTCCATGgttataattatttccttaggagcCATTTGTGCAGTGTTGTTGGTTATCATGGTGCTGTTTGCAACGAGGTGTAACCGAGAAAAGAAAGACACTAGATCCTACAACTGCAGGGTAGCAGAATCCACTTACCAGCACCACCCAAAAAGGCCATCCAGGCAGATTCACAAAGGGGACATCACATTGGTGCCTACGATGAATGGCACTCTGCCCATCAGATCTCATCACAGATCGTCTCCATCCTCATCCCCCACCTTGGAAAGAGGGCAGATGGGCAGCCGGCAGAGTCACCACAGTCACCAGTCCCTCAACAGTTTGGTGACAATCTCATCCAACCACGTGCCAGAGAATTTCTCACTAGAACTCACCCATGCCACTCCTGCCGTTGAGGTAAGATCGCACTCTGTACCAACTCACTGACACGGTCAGCTGCTAGTGTGCAGAGGTTGTGTATGTGCTAGTTCTTAAGTGTCTCCTTTAAGCAGTAAACAATACTAACAATATCCGAATTAAATGGGATACAAGGTACATCACCTGTATGTAGCAAGTATGCATAGTTTAGCatgctgttctgtttttcttaaagaatggGCTTGCATGTATGATGCAtagtattgaaaaataaatgtgaatctCCCAAATGACTATCTAATTAGAATACCCTTCCTTCCCAGATTAAGATACTGGAAGCCACAAATAAAGGGACTTGTTTCATTCTCACAGGTGTGGCttctactcagaaaaaaaaaaaaaaaaaaaaaagccaaaagataACAACAACAGCACCAGCAAAAACCCGAGGCCTCCAGAATCCCATCTGAATGCATGTTGTATTTGTTcaacttttgaattttttctgaCCTTATTTTAACTGCATGTGCTAAATTGTTGCATCTTAcaatattttccatgtatttttataatggaTCTCTTTAACCTGAActaaaacataaaggaactcagtCTATTATTTATAAAGgagttctctttcaaaaaaaaaaaaaaaaaaaagcagtgtatGAGATCATTCAAGCCTCTCCGGGATGTATTCAGTTGTGTGTGGTGCCTGGCTGCATCGTCTGCCACATTCCAGCATGTGTAAatctttaaaacagagataacatgTTCAATTAATCAGGATGAAAAGCAGTGAGCAACTGTTTTTCCTTGCTTAAGCTCGTGAGTATTAGGGGGTTTGTTTCCAGAAATCAGTTCTGTGTGTTTGGTTTCCAGCAGGTCTCCCAGCTTCTTTCAATGCTTCACCAGGGGCAATATCAACCAAGGCCAAGTTTTCGAGGAAACAAATATTCCAGGAGTTATAGGTATGAATTATCCCCCTGTTACCTATTGAGTCTCTAATGGCGTGAATGCTAAAGAGTAAAAACCATACTTTCCCTGATTTATCTTTCTAGATATGCCCTCCAAGACATGGACAAATTTAGCTTGAAAGACAGTGGCCGTGGTGACAGTGAAGCAGGAGACAGTGATTATGATTTGGGGCGAGATTCACCAATAGACAGGCTGCTCGGTGAAGGATTCAGTGACCTGTTCCTTACAGATGGAAGAATTCCAGCAGGTAAGAGGCTGGTGATAGATGATGAATTCTTACTTTCAGATCTGCTACACCCATGAGTGCACAGTTTCTCCCAtgcttacatttttctttgtcctttgcaCTGAAGTGTCTGTCATCTGTACACTATTAGCATTGAACATGACCTGGAGCCCctcagaattattttcttaaacttcAGACACGGCAGTTGGTGGAGGAGGGGTAAGCATGAGAGTGGAGCAGGAcaagaaggaaggagtggggagagggggataGACAGCCACactatttctttcctctccctgccccatccagTGCTGCCACAGGATACTCTTGAGCAACTCTATGAAATTACTGGGTGGTTGTTGTTATTCAAACGGCCTGTTTTGGTGCATGGTGGTGAACTGGGCTATAATTTGGAAGACACAAATTTCCTGTGATGGGAACCCACTCACAGAATCAGAGATTAAAATACACTAGGGAATGGTACATTTCAATCACCAAAAATAGGACAAAGAATGCAGCTTTGTAGGTGGGAAGCACAGAATATTTTTGCCACCGTTCATTTCCTATCCGCATGGTAGTTGAAGAGGCACACGCGTTTACAAGGGAAATGTTAAGTCTGTAGCCAGATGGAGGAGACCCTGGGAAGT
Coding sequences:
- the PCDH18 gene encoding protocadherin-18 isoform X1, translating into MNAKMHFRFVFALLTVSFNCDVLGKNLKYRIYEEQRVGSVIARLSEDVADVLVKLPNPSTVRFRAMQRGNSPLLVVNEDNGEISIGAKIDREQLCQKNLNCSIEFDVITLPTEHLQLFHIEVEVLDINDNAPQFSRSVIPIEISESAAVGTRIPLDSAFDPDVGENSLHTYSLSANDFFSIEVRTRTDGAKYAELIVVRELDRELKSSYELKLTASDMGVPQRSGSSILKISISDSNDNSPAFEQQSYVIQLLENSPVGTLLLDLNATDPDEGANGKIVYSFSSHVSPKIIETFKIDSEKGHLTLFKQVDYEITKSYEIDVQAQDLGPNSIPAHCKIIIKVVDVNDNKPEININLMSPGKEEISYIFEGDPIDTFVALVRVQDKDSGLNGEIVCKLHGHGHFKLQKTYENNYLILTNATLDREKRSEYSLTVIAEDKGTPSLSSVKHFTVQINDINDNPPHFQRSRYEFAISENNSPGAYITTVTATDPDLGENGQVTYTILESFILGSSITTYVTIDPSNGAIYALRIFDHEEVSQITFVVEARDGGSPKQLVSNTTVVLTIIDENDNVPVVIGPALRNNTAEISIPKGAESGFHVTRIRAIDRDSGVNAELSCSIIAGNEENIFLIDPRSCDIHTNVSMESVSYTEWELSVIIQDKGNPQLHTKVLLKCTIFEYAESVTSTAMTSVSQASLDVSMVIIISLGAICAVLLVIMVLFATRCNREKKDTRSYNCRVAESTYQHHPKRPSRQIHKGDITLVPTMNGTLPIRSHHRSSPSSSPTLERGQMGSRQSHHSHQSLNSLVTISSNHVPENFSLELTHATPAVEVSQLLSMLHQGQYQPRPSFRGNKYSRSYRYALQDMDKFSLKDSGRGDSEAGDSDYDLGRDSPIDRLLGEGFSDLFLTDGRIPAAMRLCTEECRVLGHSDQCWMPPLPSPSSDYRSNMFIPGEEFPAQPQQQHPHQSLEDDAQPADSGEKKKSFSTFGKDSPNEEDSGDTSTSSLLSEMSSVFQRLLPPSLDTCSECPEVDRSNSLERRKAPLPAKTAGYPQGVAAWAASTHFQNPANNSGPPLGTHSSVQPSSKWLPAMEEIPENYEEDDFDNVLNHLNDGKHELMDASELVAEINKLLQDVRQS
- the PCDH18 gene encoding protocadherin-18 isoform X2, which translates into the protein MNAKMHFRFVFALLTVSFNCDVLGKNLKYRIYEEQRVGSVIARLSEDVADVLVKLPNPSTVRFRAMQRGNSPLLVVNEDNGEISIGAKIDREQLCQKNLNCSIEFDVITLPTEHLQLFHIEVEVLDINDNAPQFSRSVIPIEISESAAVGTRIPLDSAFDPDVGENSLHTYSLSANDFFSIEVRTRTDGAKYAELIVVRELDRELKSSYELKLTASDMGVPQRSGSSILKISISDSNDNSPAFEQQSYVIQLLENSPVGTLLLDLNATDPDEGANGKIVYSFSSHVSPKIIETFKIDSEKGHLTLFKQVDYEITKSYEIDVQAQDLGPNSIPAHCKIIIKVVDVNDNKPEININLMSPGKEEISYIFEGDPIDTFVALVRVQDKDSGLNGEIVCKLHGHGHFKLQKTYENNYLILTNATLDREKRSEYSLTVIAEDKGTPSLSSVKHFTVQINDINDNPPHFQRSRYEFAISENNSPGAYITTVTATDPDLGENGQVTYTILESFILGSSITTYVTIDPSNGAIYALRIFDHEEVSQITFVVEARDGGSPKQLVSNTTVVLTIIDENDNVPVVIGPALRNNTAEISIPKGAESGFHVTRIRAIDRDSGVNAELSCSIIAGNEENIFLIDPRSCDIHTNVSMESVSYTEWELSVIIQDKGNPQLHTKVLLKCTIFEYAESVTSTAMTSVSQASLDVSMVIIISLGAICAVLLVIMVLFATRCNREKKDTRSYNCRVAESTYQHHPKRPSRQIHKGDITLVPTMNGTLPIRSHHRSSPSSSPTLERGQMGSRQSHHSHQSLNSLVTISSNHVPENFSLELTHATPAVEQVSQLLSMLHQGQYQPRPSFRGNKYSRSYRYALQDMDKFSLKDSGRGDSEAGDSDYDLGRDSPIDRLLGEGFSDLFLTDGRIPAAMRLCTEECRVLGHSDQCWMPPLPSPSSDYRSNMFIPGEEFPAQPQQQHPHQSLEDDAQPADSGEKKKSFSTFGKDSPNEEDSGDTSTSSLLSEMSSVFQRLLPPSLDTCSECPEVDRSNSLERRKAPLPAKTAGYPQGVAAWAASTHFQNPANNSGPPLGTHSSVQPSSKWLPAMEEIPENYEEDDFDNVLNHLNDGKHELMDASELVAEINKLLQDVRQS